A window from Mytilus galloprovincialis chromosome 8, xbMytGall1.hap1.1, whole genome shotgun sequence encodes these proteins:
- the LOC143043360 gene encoding uncharacterized protein LOC143043360, with amino-acid sequence MSHKFSNFLNAQKYCHDQNAEVIMPKTDEENKRAKRLLNQVKFEISSKWNGIWIGLTDTENENIWIWNDGTTLDSAFEDWLSGQPGGGLGENCVVINKDVTQWQDVSCSVDVSFSAICQLKDIIVNEGESVKLTCGGGSALQTKWTRSVNDTSVIVSEYANGLTLPSLVLDSVKWSDEGSYECSFTNTAGLLETRITRLFVNTSTEMYPCLCEYRRKLEYWESKLQQNLTIEELRKELEPVIRQIQDQLKVNKTELSSTIRKLTSAKDGRKSSHTIGYVGALFITVIFGTVFFMDVVMFRQHIDNIRKICGYKKRNRKQKLSRNRNYEQ; translated from the exons ATGTCTCATAAATTTTCTAACTTTTTGAATGCACAAAAATACTGTCATGATCAAAATGCTGAGGTGATCATGCCGAAAACAGACGAAGAAAACAAAAGAGCCAAAAGGCTGCTAAATCA AGTCAAGTTCGAGATTTCCTCTAAATGGAATGGAATTTGGATTGGACTAACTGATACTGAAAATGAAAACATATGGATTTGGAATGATGGCACAACACTAGATTCTGCATTTGAAGATTGGTTATCTG GACAACCAGGAGGGGGTCTTGGAGAAAATTGTGTAGTTATTAATAAGGACGTAACACAATGGCAGGACGTTTCCTGTAGCGTTGATGTTAGTTTCAGTGCAATTTGTCAGCTGAAAG ATATTATAGTTAACGAGGGTGAAAGTGTTAAACTTACTTGTGGCGGCGGCAGTGCCCTTCAGACTAAATGGACCAGATCTGTGAATGATACAAGTGTAATAGTGTCTGAGTATGCAAATGGTTTGACTTTGCCAAGTCTAGTATTAGATTCTGTCAAGTGGTCTGATGAAGGAAGTTATGAATGCAGTTTTACCAATACCGCAGGATTACTGGAAACCAGAATCACAAGACTATTCGTAAACACTT CAACAGAAATGTATCCTTGCCTATGTGAATACAGAAGAAAACTAGAATATTGGGAGTCGAAATTACAGCAAAATCTAACAATTGAAGAATTGAGGAAAGAGTTAGAGCCAGTCATTAGGCAGATTCAAGATcaattaaaagtaaacaaaactgAGCTATCATCAACAATCCGCAAACTTACTTCGGCTAAAGACGGACGCAAGTCATCTCACACAATTGGTTATGTTGGTGCGTTATTCATCACTGTTATTTTCGGAACTGTCTTTTTTATGGACGTAGTAATGTTTCGACAGCACATAGACAACATCAGGAAAATATGTGGTTATAAGAAGAGAAATAGGAAACAAAAACTTTCCAGGAACAGGAATTATGAACAATGA